A window of the Branchiibius hedensis genome harbors these coding sequences:
- a CDS encoding UDP-N-acetylglucosamine--N-acetylmuramyl-(pentapeptide) pyrophosphoryl-undecaprenol N-acetylglucosamine transferase encodes MSDAPSVVLAGGGTAGHISPLLATAEALLIAHPDARITALGSYGGLEERIVPAAGVDLRLIPKAAFPRRPDLDAVRFPARLRSAVRTTRDLLREVDADAVVGFGGFVSPPAFLAARRSRVPIVVHEGNAMPGMATKLGARLTDHVATTFRATDLPHAIRTGMPLRQQITSVDRAALRPEALATYGLADDRPTVLVTGGSLGAQSINDAFAGAVRDLRAAGIQVLHISGRGKEFDPGPGAAGDPVYVVVPYADRMELAYAVADLVVTRAGGNMVCEVGSLGLPAVFVPLPHGNGEQRLNAGDAVDAGAAVLVPDDEFTAGWIAANLPGLVRDTERLAAMSEAASGQGHQHAAAALVAIIDEAIGERAHGVR; translated from the coding sequence GTGAGCGACGCGCCCTCGGTCGTCCTCGCCGGCGGCGGGACGGCCGGTCACATCTCGCCGTTACTCGCCACCGCTGAGGCGCTGCTGATCGCCCATCCCGACGCCCGGATCACGGCGCTGGGTAGTTACGGCGGGCTGGAAGAGCGCATCGTGCCCGCCGCCGGTGTCGACCTGCGGCTGATCCCCAAGGCAGCCTTCCCCCGACGCCCCGATCTGGACGCGGTGAGGTTTCCCGCCCGCCTGCGCAGCGCCGTACGCACCACGCGGGACCTGCTGCGTGAAGTGGACGCGGATGCGGTCGTGGGGTTCGGCGGGTTCGTCAGCCCGCCGGCGTTCCTGGCGGCTCGTCGCTCCCGCGTGCCGATCGTCGTACACGAGGGCAACGCCATGCCGGGGATGGCCACCAAACTCGGTGCGCGGTTGACCGATCACGTCGCCACGACGTTCCGGGCCACCGATCTGCCGCACGCCATCCGCACGGGAATGCCGTTGCGGCAACAGATCACGTCGGTGGATCGGGCCGCCCTGCGACCGGAGGCGCTGGCTACCTACGGACTGGCCGATGACCGGCCGACCGTGCTGGTCACGGGTGGATCCCTTGGTGCTCAATCGATCAACGACGCCTTCGCCGGGGCGGTGCGCGACCTGCGTGCGGCCGGGATCCAGGTGCTCCACATCAGCGGTCGCGGCAAGGAATTCGACCCCGGCCCGGGAGCGGCGGGTGATCCGGTGTACGTCGTCGTCCCGTACGCCGATCGCATGGAACTCGCGTACGCCGTGGCTGACCTGGTGGTCACCCGGGCGGGCGGCAACATGGTCTGCGAGGTCGGATCGCTCGGATTGCCAGCGGTTTTCGTCCCCTTGCCGCACGGCAACGGCGAGCAACGGCTGAACGCTGGCGACGCCGTCGATGCCGGGGCCGCGGTGCTGGTGCCCGATGATGAGTTCACCGCCGGTTGGATCGCCGCCAACCTGCCCGGCCTGGTTCGTGACACCGAGCGTCTCGCGGCGATGTCGGAGGCTGCGTCCGGACAAGGCCATCAACACGCAGCGGCCGCACTGGTGGCCATCATCGACGAAGCGATAGGGGAGCGCGCCCATGGTGTTCGGTAG
- the ftsW gene encoding putative lipid II flippase FtsW, which translates to MTASTGADRAAPAGGFRRAVHAAWERLESPVAPYYLILGSTVLLTVFGLVMVLSASSVELLTSNKSPYSAFINQAVFATVGAVGALVASQLPVVWWKRLAFPIYALAVVLLAAVMQFGVTIGGNKNWLSFGGITLQPSELAKLALVLVGGAVLTRKRPLIGQARHALIPYVLPLALIAIGLVMAGQDLGTTLVLGLIVGTALFVAGMRLRIFGVFAALVAVLAVVGVITRGSRMSRINAWVGSCSDVHAEGCWQKVHGLYAMADGGWWGVGLGASREKWSWLPEAHNDFIFAIVGEELGLPGTLALLALYVALAFGCYRLIVLSRDNFVRITTAATMVWIIGQAAINIGSVTGLLPIIGIPLPLLSSGGSALITTLVALGMLLSFARNEPQCKRMLGSRPSVVRSAMAVLPARGKRS; encoded by the coding sequence GTGACCGCTTCGACCGGTGCTGACCGCGCCGCACCGGCCGGCGGATTTCGTCGCGCCGTCCACGCCGCCTGGGAGCGTCTGGAATCGCCGGTTGCGCCCTACTACCTGATCCTGGGCTCGACGGTGTTGCTCACCGTCTTCGGTTTGGTGATGGTGCTGTCCGCCTCCAGCGTCGAACTGCTCACCAGCAACAAGTCGCCGTACTCGGCGTTCATCAACCAGGCGGTTTTCGCGACGGTCGGCGCAGTGGGTGCCCTCGTCGCCAGCCAGCTGCCGGTGGTCTGGTGGAAGCGTCTGGCGTTCCCGATCTATGCGCTGGCCGTGGTGCTGTTGGCAGCGGTCATGCAGTTCGGCGTCACGATCGGCGGGAACAAGAACTGGCTGAGTTTCGGTGGGATCACCCTGCAGCCCTCCGAATTGGCCAAACTCGCCCTCGTCCTGGTCGGTGGCGCGGTGCTGACCCGCAAGCGACCGCTGATCGGCCAGGCCCGCCACGCCCTCATTCCGTACGTCCTGCCCCTGGCGCTGATCGCGATCGGGCTGGTCATGGCCGGGCAGGACCTCGGCACGACCTTGGTGCTCGGCTTGATCGTGGGAACCGCACTGTTCGTCGCCGGGATGCGGCTGCGGATCTTCGGCGTCTTCGCTGCTCTGGTCGCCGTGCTGGCCGTCGTCGGAGTCATCACCCGGGGCAGTCGGATGAGCCGCATCAACGCCTGGGTCGGTAGCTGCAGTGACGTGCACGCCGAAGGCTGCTGGCAGAAGGTGCACGGGCTCTACGCGATGGCAGACGGCGGCTGGTGGGGGGTCGGCCTCGGCGCATCGCGGGAGAAGTGGTCCTGGCTTCCAGAGGCGCACAACGACTTCATCTTCGCGATCGTGGGCGAGGAACTCGGCCTTCCCGGCACACTGGCCCTTCTTGCCCTGTACGTCGCCCTCGCCTTCGGCTGTTACCGGTTGATCGTGCTGTCCCGGGACAACTTCGTGCGGATCACCACCGCGGCGACGATGGTGTGGATCATCGGCCAAGCGGCTATCAACATCGGCTCGGTGACCGGCCTGCTGCCGATCATCGGGATCCCGTTGCCGTTGCTGTCCTCCGGAGGTTCGGCGTTGATCACGACCCTGGTCGCGCTCGGCATGCTCTTGTCGTTCGCGCGCAACGAGCCACAGTGCAAACGCATGCTCGGGTCCCGCCCGAGTGTGGTGCGCAGCGCGATGGCCGTACTCCCGGCGCGGGGGAAGCGTTCGTGA
- the murC gene encoding UDP-N-acetylmuramate--L-alanine ligase, translated as MVFGRNDRFDFSVPLPHLADATHVHFIAIGGSGMVGIAKLFLGYRRPDGSAITVTGSDRAESERVSDVREHGATVTIGQSAQTARDLPDGAWVVVSTAIREDNPELQVARERGLLILHRSQAIVVAMDGRAAIAVTGTNGKTTTSSMATVAMRACGLDPSFITGAAIGGIGASSGAGQGDYYVAEVDESDGSFVVYHPKVAIVTSIREDHLDFWGDLDTMFDGYVSFAETIQAGGLLAACADEVGSARLAQVARDRGIRTATYGHGAEADLQLTQELLGPKEWAATVRFADTGEEHRMSVQIPGAVNLMNAASVVLALSEGLGVARDRAVWAVGEFTSVKRRFELRGTPRGIRVIDDYAHNADKVAALVQTGVATKGDGKVIAVFQPHLFTRTQRFAQEFADAMAPADVAIVMDVAPSREDPIPGVTGAVIADRIVGTTALYTPTDDATIEAILEHAAPGDLVLLAGSGYVTTIVPRIVASLESGHLEPV; from the coding sequence ATGGTGTTCGGTAGGAACGACCGGTTCGATTTCTCGGTTCCGTTGCCGCACCTGGCCGATGCCACGCACGTGCACTTCATCGCAATCGGTGGTTCGGGGATGGTCGGCATCGCCAAACTGTTCCTGGGGTACCGCCGCCCGGACGGCTCGGCGATCACCGTCACCGGGTCGGATCGCGCCGAATCCGAACGGGTTTCCGACGTCCGTGAGCACGGGGCAACGGTCACCATCGGCCAGAGCGCGCAGACCGCGCGCGACCTGCCCGATGGAGCGTGGGTCGTGGTGTCGACCGCGATCCGGGAGGACAACCCGGAGTTGCAGGTGGCCCGGGAGCGCGGACTGCTGATCCTGCACCGGAGCCAGGCGATCGTCGTGGCGATGGACGGGCGTGCCGCGATTGCCGTCACCGGCACCAACGGCAAGACGACGACCAGTTCGATGGCCACCGTCGCGATGCGCGCGTGCGGTCTTGATCCGTCCTTCATCACCGGGGCTGCCATCGGCGGCATCGGCGCGAGTTCCGGTGCGGGGCAAGGCGATTACTACGTAGCTGAGGTGGATGAGTCCGACGGATCCTTTGTGGTCTACCACCCGAAGGTCGCCATCGTCACGAGTATCCGCGAGGACCACCTCGACTTCTGGGGCGACCTGGACACGATGTTCGACGGCTACGTCTCGTTCGCCGAGACCATCCAGGCGGGCGGTCTTCTCGCCGCGTGTGCCGATGAGGTCGGTTCGGCCCGTTTGGCGCAGGTGGCACGGGACCGGGGGATCCGGACCGCGACCTACGGTCATGGGGCCGAAGCCGATCTGCAACTGACCCAGGAGTTGCTGGGCCCGAAGGAGTGGGCAGCCACCGTACGGTTCGCCGACACGGGGGAGGAGCACCGCATGAGCGTGCAGATCCCCGGCGCTGTCAACCTGATGAACGCCGCATCCGTGGTGCTTGCCCTGAGCGAGGGGCTGGGGGTCGCACGCGACCGTGCGGTCTGGGCTGTCGGCGAATTCACCAGTGTCAAAAGGCGTTTCGAGCTGCGCGGCACACCGCGGGGCATTCGGGTCATCGACGACTACGCGCACAACGCCGACAAGGTCGCCGCCCTCGTCCAGACCGGTGTTGCCACTAAGGGCGACGGCAAGGTGATCGCGGTTTTCCAGCCGCACCTGTTCACCCGCACACAACGCTTCGCCCAGGAGTTCGCCGACGCCATGGCGCCGGCCGATGTCGCGATCGTGATGGACGTCGCGCCATCCCGGGAGGATCCGATCCCCGGCGTGACGGGTGCGGTGATCGCCGACCGCATCGTCGGCACGACTGCCCTCTATACGCCGACCGACGACGCAACCATTGAGGCGATCCTCGAGCACGCTGCGCCGGGGGACCTGGTGCTGCTGGCCGGATCCGGATACGTCACCACGATCGTTCCGCGGATCGTCGCCTCCCTGGAGAGCGGACACCTCGAGCCGGTCTGA
- a CDS encoding LuxR C-terminal-related transcriptional regulator: MSEQAKVAAAPVGRRRLIVLHSSPVVADALREGLDGADHVVAVDAFYSWADFARRWDFAPAWAIVDAYLDDHVPLALKVRSLVRERSGVIVLGTRYSPALRERAFAEGAVAWLEPSRALDSIVTTICAMTAERPHRRPDRAATGTTLTDRELQLASLHASRRGLTPAAIGRSLGLAPATVKTHIAATRRKYRQNGVPVRSREELAAALIADGYLIGDDDWQRQARW, from the coding sequence GTGAGCGAGCAGGCCAAGGTTGCAGCGGCCCCGGTCGGCCGTCGCAGACTGATCGTGCTGCACAGCAGCCCCGTCGTGGCCGACGCCCTGCGCGAGGGCCTGGACGGCGCCGATCACGTCGTCGCGGTCGACGCCTTCTACTCCTGGGCAGACTTCGCCAGGCGGTGGGATTTCGCCCCGGCCTGGGCGATCGTCGATGCCTACCTTGACGATCACGTACCCCTCGCCTTGAAGGTGCGCAGTCTGGTGCGCGAACGCTCGGGGGTCATCGTGCTGGGCACGCGATACTCCCCGGCGCTGCGCGAGCGTGCCTTCGCCGAGGGTGCGGTGGCGTGGTTGGAGCCGTCCCGCGCGTTGGACAGCATCGTGACGACGATCTGTGCGATGACCGCCGAACGTCCTCATCGCCGCCCGGACCGAGCCGCGACCGGGACCACGTTGACCGACCGCGAATTGCAGCTGGCCAGTCTGCACGCCTCCCGACGCGGCCTGACGCCGGCAGCGATCGGCCGCTCCCTGGGGTTGGCCCCAGCCACGGTGAAGACCCACATCGCCGCTACTCGGCGCAAGTACCGCCAGAACGGCGTCCCGGTGCGTAGCCGCGAAGAACTGGCAGCTGCCCTGATCGCGGACGGATACCTCATCGGCGACGACGACTGGCAGCGACAGGCCCGCTGGTAG
- the murD gene encoding UDP-N-acetylmuramoyl-L-alanine--D-glutamate ligase produces the protein MPPESGELWPVDPAYEPLRGALELTHRDADWSGLSVAVMGLGVSGFAAADALLERGATVTVLSSSRTEREAERAQILEVLGASVLFGAQHQQAPPAGTNLVVTSPVVPPTHPLMVAADAAGIPIWGEVELAWRMRAREGAAPWLTVTGTNGKTTTVTMLESILRASGLRAVAAGNVGLPILEAVLHPEPYDVIAVELSSFQLYWSRSISPVASVCLNVAPDHIDWHGSFEEYARCKGRVYERTQVACLYNEQDTLTRELVEQAEVVEGARAIGFTLGIPAVSMLGVVDDALADRAFVEDRRHNAAELARFADLSVAGEDPAPHYVANALAAAGLARAYGVAPVAVRDGLRDYRPQPHRTTHVVTHEGVRYIDDSKATNPQAAGAALAAYDPIVWIAGGQLKGAEIDDLVRESASRLRTAIVLGVDRELIVAALQRHAPDVPRLVIDDTDTGAMDQAVAMAIEAARPGDTVLLSPAAASLDMFENYGARGDAFAAAVRRALHLDEDA, from the coding sequence GTGCCTCCTGAATCCGGTGAGTTGTGGCCGGTGGACCCGGCGTACGAACCCCTGCGCGGTGCCCTCGAACTGACCCACCGGGACGCCGACTGGTCCGGGCTGTCCGTTGCCGTGATGGGACTGGGCGTCAGCGGTTTCGCCGCGGCCGACGCGCTGCTCGAACGCGGTGCCACCGTCACCGTGCTGTCCAGTTCCCGCACCGAGCGCGAGGCCGAACGCGCGCAGATCCTCGAGGTGCTCGGGGCGAGCGTGCTCTTCGGCGCGCAGCACCAGCAGGCCCCGCCCGCTGGCACCAATCTGGTGGTCACCTCACCGGTGGTGCCCCCGACCCATCCCCTCATGGTCGCCGCCGACGCGGCGGGTATCCCGATCTGGGGCGAGGTCGAACTCGCCTGGCGGATGCGGGCGCGGGAGGGCGCGGCGCCCTGGCTGACCGTGACCGGCACCAACGGCAAGACCACCACGGTGACCATGCTGGAGTCGATCCTGCGCGCGTCTGGTCTGCGGGCGGTTGCTGCTGGAAACGTCGGCCTGCCGATCCTGGAAGCTGTCCTGCACCCCGAGCCCTACGACGTGATCGCGGTCGAATTGTCCAGCTTCCAGTTGTACTGGTCGCGCTCCATCTCACCGGTCGCGTCGGTATGCCTCAACGTGGCCCCCGATCACATCGATTGGCACGGTTCCTTCGAGGAGTACGCCCGCTGCAAGGGGCGTGTCTACGAGCGGACCCAGGTGGCCTGCCTCTACAACGAACAGGACACCCTCACCCGCGAACTGGTCGAGCAGGCGGAGGTGGTCGAGGGTGCCCGCGCGATCGGTTTCACCCTCGGCATCCCCGCGGTCTCCATGCTCGGTGTCGTCGACGATGCGCTCGCCGACCGTGCGTTCGTCGAGGACCGTCGGCACAACGCGGCCGAGTTGGCCCGGTTCGCAGACCTTTCCGTGGCCGGCGAGGATCCCGCACCGCACTACGTCGCCAACGCCCTGGCTGCGGCCGGGCTGGCGCGGGCGTACGGCGTAGCCCCCGTCGCCGTGCGCGACGGGCTGCGCGACTACCGCCCGCAACCGCACCGCACGACCCACGTGGTCACCCACGAAGGCGTCCGCTACATCGACGACTCCAAGGCCACCAATCCCCAAGCGGCCGGCGCCGCGCTCGCGGCCTACGACCCGATCGTCTGGATCGCCGGCGGTCAGTTGAAGGGCGCCGAGATCGATGACCTGGTGCGCGAGTCGGCGTCCCGATTGCGCACCGCGATCGTGCTCGGCGTGGACCGGGAGTTGATCGTGGCCGCGTTGCAGCGACACGCACCCGATGTCCCACGGCTGGTCATCGATGACACCGACACTGGTGCCATGGATCAGGCGGTGGCGATGGCGATCGAAGCCGCCCGACCGGGCGACACCGTGCTGCTGTCCCCGGCGGCCGCGTCGCTGGACATGTTCGAGAACTACGGTGCCCGCGGTGATGCGTTCGCCGCCGCGGTTCGTCGGGCTCTGCACCTGGACGAAGACGCGTGA
- the mraY gene encoding phospho-N-acetylmuramoyl-pentapeptide-transferase, with protein sequence MKAVLIGSLTALLIGLFGTRAFIGFLVKKGYGQFIRDDGPTSHHTKRGTPTMGGAVIIGATLVGYAVAHLATLSAPSVSGLLVLGLMVGLGAVGFADDWTKISRHRSLGLNTYQKLACQVVMATIFAILAVNFPDKGGRTPASWHISFVRDTWVNLAFAGTAVGLILFIIWANLLVAGTSNGVNLTDGLDGLATGACVMVFGAYLLICIWQFNQNCEYVETTKCYNVRDPYDLAVIAGCITAACFGFLWWNAAPAKIFMGDTGSLALGGALAGLAITTRTELLLVIIAGLFVMEAVSVILQVGSFKLRGGKRVFRMAPIHHHFELLGWAEITVTVRFWIIAGLCVSVGLGLFYAEWVVGAS encoded by the coding sequence GTGAAGGCCGTCCTCATCGGTTCACTGACCGCACTGCTGATCGGTCTGTTCGGTACCCGGGCCTTCATCGGCTTCCTGGTGAAGAAAGGCTACGGCCAGTTCATCCGGGACGACGGACCAACCAGTCACCACACCAAGCGCGGCACCCCCACCATGGGCGGGGCGGTGATCATCGGGGCAACCCTGGTCGGGTACGCCGTGGCTCACCTGGCCACGCTCAGCGCCCCGAGCGTGTCCGGGCTGCTCGTCCTCGGGCTGATGGTCGGTCTGGGTGCGGTCGGGTTCGCCGATGACTGGACCAAGATCAGCCGGCACCGGTCCCTGGGACTGAACACCTACCAGAAGCTGGCCTGTCAGGTGGTGATGGCAACCATCTTCGCCATCCTCGCCGTGAACTTCCCCGACAAGGGCGGGCGGACGCCGGCCAGCTGGCACATCTCCTTCGTGCGGGACACCTGGGTCAACCTGGCCTTCGCCGGCACTGCGGTGGGCCTGATCCTGTTCATCATCTGGGCCAACCTGCTGGTCGCGGGTACCTCCAACGGCGTCAATCTCACCGACGGTCTCGACGGCCTGGCGACCGGTGCCTGTGTGATGGTCTTCGGCGCCTACCTGTTGATCTGCATCTGGCAGTTCAACCAGAACTGCGAGTACGTCGAGACGACCAAGTGTTACAACGTGCGCGACCCCTACGACCTTGCCGTGATCGCCGGTTGTATCACCGCCGCGTGTTTCGGCTTCCTGTGGTGGAACGCCGCGCCCGCCAAGATCTTCATGGGCGATACCGGCTCGCTGGCGCTGGGTGGTGCCCTCGCTGGTCTGGCGATCACCACCCGCACCGAACTCCTGCTGGTGATCATCGCCGGGCTCTTCGTCATGGAGGCCGTCTCGGTGATCCTGCAGGTCGGCTCGTTCAAGCTACGCGGCGGTAAACGGGTCTTCCGCATGGCCCCGATCCATCACCATTTCGAGTTACTCGGCTGGGCGGAGATCACCGTCACGGTGCGGTTCTGGATCATCGCCGGGCTGTGCGTGTCAGTCGGCTTGGGCCTCTTCTACGCAGAGTGGGTTGTCGGTGCCTCCTGA
- a CDS encoding UDP-N-acetylmuramoyl-tripeptide--D-alanyl-D-alanine ligase, with protein sequence MIPLSLSQIARAVDAELVAADAADLVVDGPVVIDSRLAGPGSLYVARIGEHADGHQFAPAAVANGAVAVLGLRPIEDVPTLVVPDVQDAFARLARFVVDQSPGLQIVGITGSSGKTSTKDLLAQVLTTQGPTVAPVGSFNSEVGVPLTVCRVAPDTRYLVAEMGADGVGHIAYLTTIAPPRIGIVLNVGTAHLAGFGSVEAIASTKSELVAALPAEGLAILNADDDRVRAMRAVTDARVLLVGTSADADLRASDVRLDDAGRAQFVVHGWAAEPVAVALRLAGAHHVGNALAVLAAARELRVPDEQALAAVQAAGPVSRWRMEIFDLPNGVRVVNDAYNANPDSMAAALRALAAMGSGRRTIAVLGQMLELGDISLAAHEQVGRLAGQLGIDVLVAVGPGAEPIGTEAQADGVSVRFVADVDAAHEQLRGMMEDGDVVLFKSSRDSGLRYLGDRIITEAGGVVPQ encoded by the coding sequence ATGATTCCGCTCTCCCTATCCCAGATCGCTCGCGCCGTCGACGCCGAGCTGGTCGCTGCAGACGCCGCGGACCTCGTGGTCGACGGTCCCGTGGTGATCGACTCCCGGCTGGCCGGCCCGGGCTCGCTGTACGTCGCCCGGATCGGTGAACACGCCGACGGTCACCAGTTCGCTCCGGCCGCTGTCGCGAACGGTGCGGTGGCCGTGCTCGGGCTGCGGCCGATCGAGGACGTCCCGACGCTCGTCGTACCTGACGTCCAGGACGCCTTCGCGCGGTTGGCCCGGTTCGTCGTCGACCAGAGTCCCGGTCTGCAGATCGTGGGGATCACCGGTAGCTCCGGCAAGACCTCGACGAAGGATCTGCTGGCCCAGGTGCTGACCACCCAGGGCCCGACGGTTGCCCCGGTCGGGTCGTTCAACTCCGAGGTCGGCGTACCCCTCACCGTGTGCCGGGTGGCGCCCGATACGCGGTATCTCGTGGCGGAGATGGGCGCGGACGGCGTGGGCCACATCGCCTACCTGACCACCATCGCACCGCCGCGGATCGGCATCGTGCTCAACGTCGGTACCGCACACCTGGCCGGTTTCGGCAGCGTCGAGGCGATCGCGTCGACCAAATCGGAGCTGGTCGCCGCGCTGCCAGCCGAGGGGTTGGCCATCCTGAACGCCGACGACGACCGGGTGCGGGCCATGCGGGCCGTGACCGATGCCCGGGTCCTGTTGGTCGGCACCAGTGCCGACGCCGATCTTCGCGCCAGCGACGTACGTCTCGACGACGCCGGACGCGCGCAATTTGTGGTGCACGGCTGGGCCGCCGAGCCGGTAGCTGTCGCGTTGCGACTGGCCGGTGCGCATCACGTCGGTAACGCCCTGGCCGTGCTGGCGGCGGCTCGCGAACTGCGCGTCCCCGACGAGCAGGCGCTCGCCGCGGTCCAGGCCGCCGGTCCGGTGAGCCGCTGGCGGATGGAGATCTTCGACCTGCCCAACGGGGTCCGGGTTGTCAATGACGCGTACAACGCCAACCCCGATTCGATGGCCGCGGCGCTGCGGGCGCTGGCCGCGATGGGGTCCGGTCGGCGGACGATTGCCGTGCTCGGTCAGATGCTCGAACTCGGCGACATTTCGCTGGCCGCCCACGAGCAGGTCGGGCGGTTGGCCGGCCAGCTGGGCATCGACGTACTGGTAGCGGTGGGGCCCGGAGCCGAACCGATCGGAACCGAAGCGCAGGCGGACGGGGTTTCGGTACGGTTCGTAGCGGATGTCGATGCCGCGCACGAGCAGTTGCGCGGCATGATGGAAGATGGCGACGTCGTTTTGTTCAAATCGAGTAGGGATTCCGGCTTGCGTTACCTGGGGGATCGCATCATCACCGAAGCCGGAGGAGTGGTGCCGCAGTGA
- a CDS encoding peptidoglycan D,D-transpeptidase FtsI family protein — protein MTPSSQPPRSKTRPAGAGTKPARVASGGPKANRAPARAAATPPRQPRRTKPVRLGMGHPRRRARFLMVAVLFIFSLLAAQMFRIQGIDAATVAQQAYESRVAKVTTPAARGSIVSDDGTALAVTVERRNVTADATATAQYGNNNGVRTDAALRNAAEKIAPIVQADPNALYATLVKANAANSQFVYLVKDISPAQWKQINALGIPGIYSETVMKREYPQGTSVAPLVGWVNAAGVGSGGVEAMENKLLNGTPGVHVFERDAYGQPIATGESKDTPATPGESVKLTIDNDLQWYASNAIAAEVKKYNADDGSVVVLDLNGHIKAAASYPSFDNNNIGAATGNLNSLPFTQAYEPGSTSKLVTFSALLQEGTTTPTSQFTVPNRLQRGTKTLQDSHNHATLSLTSAGIVAESSNIGTVLAGEQMDPATMYSYMKKFGYGASTGVGFPGESGGLLANYSKWDAAQRYTVLYGQGLSTTLLQQASVAQTIANKGVRTPLSLIAGTSTDGQTWTAPQDSRTPTRVVSEQVAQEMTTMMEGVVDDKNGTAPSAKVAGYNVAGKTGTADRYSVIAHGYRGHVASFVGFAPVDNPQYIVAVMVDNPKSGSIFGGDIAAPVFSQIMGYALHRGGAPLDTTKPTLFPTTWDHKTESDD, from the coding sequence GCAGCCACTCCGCCTCGGCAACCCCGGCGCACCAAGCCCGTGCGGCTGGGCATGGGACACCCGCGTCGGCGGGCTCGCTTCCTGATGGTCGCGGTGCTGTTCATCTTCAGTCTGTTGGCGGCGCAGATGTTCCGGATCCAGGGCATCGATGCGGCCACCGTCGCGCAGCAGGCGTACGAGTCGCGAGTGGCCAAGGTGACCACGCCGGCCGCCCGCGGCAGCATCGTCAGCGATGACGGCACCGCTTTGGCGGTGACCGTCGAGCGACGCAACGTCACGGCGGACGCCACGGCGACCGCGCAGTACGGCAACAACAACGGTGTGCGCACCGACGCCGCGCTGCGCAACGCCGCGGAGAAGATCGCCCCGATCGTCCAGGCCGACCCGAACGCGCTCTACGCGACCCTCGTCAAGGCCAACGCGGCCAATTCCCAGTTCGTCTACTTGGTCAAAGACATCTCACCGGCGCAGTGGAAGCAGATCAACGCGCTGGGGATCCCGGGGATCTACTCCGAGACGGTTATGAAGCGTGAGTACCCGCAGGGCACCAGTGTCGCGCCGCTGGTCGGGTGGGTGAACGCCGCCGGTGTCGGCTCCGGCGGCGTCGAGGCGATGGAGAACAAACTGCTGAACGGCACACCCGGCGTGCACGTCTTCGAACGGGACGCCTACGGGCAGCCGATCGCGACCGGTGAGTCCAAGGACACCCCGGCAACCCCCGGTGAGTCGGTCAAACTCACCATCGACAACGACTTGCAGTGGTACGCCTCCAACGCGATCGCGGCCGAGGTCAAGAAGTACAACGCCGACGATGGGTCGGTCGTCGTCCTCGATCTGAACGGACACATCAAGGCGGCGGCGTCCTACCCCAGCTTCGACAACAACAACATCGGCGCGGCCACGGGCAACCTCAACTCGCTGCCCTTCACCCAGGCGTACGAACCCGGCTCGACCAGCAAGCTGGTGACCTTCTCCGCGTTGTTGCAGGAGGGGACGACGACCCCGACCAGCCAGTTCACGGTCCCCAACCGGCTGCAGCGGGGCACCAAGACGCTGCAGGATTCACACAACCACGCCACCCTGTCGCTGACCTCGGCCGGCATCGTGGCCGAGTCCTCGAACATCGGCACCGTGCTCGCCGGTGAGCAAATGGATCCAGCGACCATGTACTCCTACATGAAGAAATTCGGGTACGGCGCGAGCACAGGGGTCGGGTTCCCGGGCGAGAGCGGTGGCCTGCTGGCGAACTACAGCAAGTGGGATGCTGCCCAGCGCTACACCGTGCTCTACGGACAGGGCCTGTCCACGACGCTGCTGCAGCAGGCCTCGGTGGCCCAGACCATCGCCAACAAGGGAGTGCGCACTCCGCTGTCGTTGATCGCGGGGACCAGCACCGACGGTCAGACCTGGACTGCGCCGCAGGACTCGCGCACACCCACCCGCGTGGTCTCCGAACAAGTCGCGCAGGAGATGACCACCATGATGGAGGGCGTGGTCGATGACAAGAACGGCACGGCGCCCAGCGCCAAGGTGGCCGGTTACAACGTGGCCGGGAAGACCGGTACGGCTGACCGCTACAGCGTGATCGCGCACGGTTACCGCGGTCACGTGGCCTCCTTCGTCGGCTTCGCCCCGGTCGATAATCCGCAGTACATCGTCGCGGTGATGGTCGACAACCCCAAGTCCGGCTCGATCTTCGGCGGCGACATCGCGGCACCGGTCTTCTCCCAGATCATGGGGTACGCGCTGCACCGCGGCGGCGCCCCGCTGGACACCACCAAGCCCACGCTGTTCCCCACCACCTGGGATCACAAGACCGAGTCGGACGACTGA